Proteins co-encoded in one Streptomyces sp. JH34 genomic window:
- a CDS encoding nucleoside triphosphate pyrophosphatase: MAGMTDQRRLVLASASPARLGLLRQAGFAPEVIVSGVDEDAIDAPTPGELALVLAEAKAAAVAARPEAAGALVIGCDSVLELDGEALGKPADSEEATSRWKSMRGRSGILQTGHSVIDTATGRTASATASTVVRFGEPTDAEVAAYVASGEPLHVAGAFTLDGRSAPFVEAIEGSHGNVIGLSLPLLRGLLGELGFSVTDLWV; this comes from the coding sequence ATGGCGGGTATGACTGATCAGCGCCGCCTCGTGCTTGCCTCCGCCTCCCCCGCCCGCCTCGGCCTCCTGCGTCAGGCGGGCTTCGCCCCCGAGGTGATCGTCAGCGGAGTGGACGAGGACGCGATCGACGCCCCGACGCCGGGTGAGCTGGCGCTCGTCCTGGCCGAGGCGAAGGCCGCCGCGGTGGCGGCCCGCCCCGAGGCCGCGGGCGCCCTGGTCATCGGCTGCGACTCGGTGCTGGAGCTGGACGGCGAGGCGCTCGGCAAGCCCGCCGACAGCGAGGAGGCCACCTCCCGCTGGAAGTCCATGCGCGGCAGGTCGGGCATCCTGCAGACGGGCCACAGCGTCATCGACACCGCCACGGGCCGTACGGCGTCGGCGACCGCGTCCACCGTCGTCAGGTTCGGCGAGCCGACGGACGCCGAGGTGGCGGCCTACGTCGCCTCGGGTGAGCCGCTCCACGTCGCGGGCGCCTTCACCCTGGACGGCCGCTCGGCACCGTTCGTCGAGGCGATCGAGGGCAGCCACGGCAACGTCATCGGCCTCTCGCTGCCGCTGCTGCGCGGGCTGCTCGGCGAACTCGGTTTCTCCGTCACCGACTTGTGGGTCTGA
- a CDS encoding TetR/AcrR family transcriptional regulator translates to MSTAPTPARPMRADARRNHDRLLSEARTSFAAQGTDASLEDIARRAGVGIGTLYRHFPNRRALMNAVFQEALAALLARSRELARADQPCNALVEWLGAVVTHAGEYRGLAHGLMSASGDETSELTGCHMSLRQAGAQLLTRAQASGSVRADVSIDDLLQLTNAIALAAEQSPADPALADRLLRLTLRGLKADPAGPLQGG, encoded by the coding sequence ATGAGCACGGCACCGACACCGGCGCGGCCGATGCGCGCCGACGCGCGACGCAACCACGACCGGCTGCTGAGCGAGGCGCGTACGTCGTTCGCGGCCCAGGGAACCGATGCCTCGCTGGAGGACATCGCCCGGCGGGCGGGCGTCGGCATCGGCACGCTCTACCGGCACTTCCCGAACCGCCGGGCCCTGATGAACGCGGTGTTCCAGGAGGCCCTGGCCGCACTGCTGGCCCGCTCCCGCGAGCTGGCGCGGGCCGACCAGCCGTGCAACGCGCTGGTGGAGTGGCTGGGTGCGGTCGTCACTCATGCGGGTGAGTACCGCGGTCTTGCCCATGGACTCATGTCGGCCTCTGGCGACGAGACCTCGGAACTGACCGGATGTCACATGTCCCTGCGGCAAGCGGGGGCACAGCTGCTGACCCGAGCGCAGGCGAGCGGCTCGGTGCGTGCGGACGTGTCGATCGACGACCTCCTGCAGCTGACCAACGCCATCGCACTGGCCGCCGAGCAGTCCCCCGCCGATCCCGCCCTGGCCGACCGCCTGCTGCGGCTGACGCTGCGCGGCCTGAAGGCGGACCCGGCCGGCCCTCTCCAGGGCGGCTGA
- a CDS encoding DeoR/GlpR family DNA-binding transcription regulator, translating to MFAAERRQLILEMVRANGAVSLRELARVVQTSEVTVRRDVRALEAEGLLDRRHGGAVLPGGFTRESGFPQKSHLSTAEKTAIADLAAGLVGEGEAIVVGAGTTTQELARRLARVPGLTVVTNSLLVAQALAHANRVEVVMTGGTLRGSNYALVGSGAEQSLQGLRVSRAFLSGSGLTAERGLSTSNMLSSSVDRALVQAAAEVVVLADHTKLGSDTMFQTVPTELITRLVTDEPPAHDERAATELQALADQGVEITVAGRGAESTPGEALPPGRQARQDMPLPGQRRTQGSHGGPGGLGPQLRSAAALAEGPVGRVADMRRR from the coding sequence GTGTTCGCTGCAGAACGTCGTCAATTGATCCTCGAAATGGTGCGCGCCAACGGGGCGGTATCGCTCCGGGAGCTCGCCCGCGTCGTCCAGACCTCCGAAGTGACCGTACGGCGAGACGTGCGTGCGCTGGAGGCAGAAGGACTCCTCGACCGCCGGCACGGCGGTGCGGTATTGCCGGGCGGTTTCACGCGGGAGTCCGGCTTTCCGCAGAAATCCCATCTCTCCACCGCGGAGAAGACGGCCATCGCCGACCTTGCGGCCGGGCTGGTCGGTGAGGGCGAGGCCATCGTGGTCGGCGCCGGGACGACCACGCAGGAGCTGGCGCGCCGGCTCGCGCGGGTGCCCGGCCTCACCGTGGTCACCAACTCGCTGCTGGTCGCCCAGGCGTTGGCCCATGCCAACCGGGTGGAGGTGGTGATGACGGGAGGCACCCTGCGCGGGAGCAACTACGCGCTCGTCGGCAGCGGTGCCGAGCAGTCCCTCCAGGGACTGCGGGTGAGCCGGGCCTTCCTCTCCGGGAGCGGTCTGACCGCGGAGCGTGGGCTGTCCACGTCCAACATGCTCTCGTCGAGCGTGGACCGGGCCCTGGTTCAGGCGGCCGCGGAGGTGGTGGTCCTGGCGGACCACACGAAGCTGGGTTCCGACACCATGTTCCAGACGGTGCCCACGGAGCTGATCACCCGTCTGGTGACGGACGAGCCGCCGGCCCACGACGAGCGTGCGGCCACGGAGCTGCAGGCCCTGGCCGACCAGGGGGTGGAGATCACGGTGGCGGGGCGCGGCGCCGAGTCCACGCCCGGTGAGGCCCTGCCGCCGGGACGGCAGGCGCGCCAGGACATGCCGCTGCCGGGCCAGCGGCGCACCCAGGGGAGCCACGGAGGGCCGGGAGGGCTCGGTCCGCAGCTGCGGAGCGCGGCCGCACTGGCGGAGGGGCCGGTGGGCCGGGTCGCGGACATGCGGCGCCGGTAG
- a CDS encoding isocitrate lyase/phosphoenolpyruvate mutase family protein, translated as MDLRTTVERARRLKQMHAEYRPLVLPTVWDAWSARIAADAGFPALTVGSHPLADSRGAGDHEGQTFEEVLAAVRPIIAAVGVPVSVDLEAGYGQEPADLVAGLVEAGGVGLNIEDTVHSEGGRVRSTQEHARYVAGLRAAADDAGVPVWINGRTDLFLHAEDASGVLDEAIGRLRALEQAGADSVYPVTIQDDDDLLTAVTGAVGVPVNSTAHPVKHDLERFRRLGVGRITYGPLLQFAMTDAMKDMLRPWAP; from the coding sequence ATGGACCTTCGTACCACCGTCGAGCGCGCTCGACGCCTCAAGCAGATGCACGCCGAGTACAGGCCGCTCGTGCTTCCGACCGTCTGGGACGCCTGGTCCGCACGGATTGCGGCCGACGCCGGGTTCCCGGCGCTGACGGTCGGCAGCCATCCGCTCGCCGACTCCCGGGGGGCCGGCGACCACGAGGGGCAGACCTTCGAGGAGGTGCTCGCCGCCGTCAGGCCGATCATCGCGGCGGTCGGCGTCCCGGTGTCCGTGGACCTGGAGGCCGGATACGGACAGGAGCCCGCGGATCTCGTCGCCGGACTCGTCGAGGCCGGCGGCGTCGGTCTCAACATCGAGGACACCGTCCACTCGGAGGGCGGACGCGTGCGCAGTACGCAGGAGCACGCGCGTTACGTCGCCGGCCTGCGCGCGGCGGCCGACGACGCGGGGGTCCCGGTCTGGATCAACGGGCGCACCGACCTCTTCCTGCACGCGGAGGACGCCTCCGGCGTCCTGGACGAGGCGATCGGTCGGCTGCGGGCCCTGGAGCAGGCCGGCGCCGACAGCGTCTACCCGGTGACCATCCAGGACGACGACGACCTGCTCACGGCGGTGACCGGCGCCGTCGGCGTCCCCGTGAACTCCACGGCCCACCCCGTCAAGCACGATCTCGAGCGTTTCCGCCGCCTCGGCGTCGGCCGGATCACCTACGGCCCGCTGCTGCAGTTCGCGATGACGGACGCGATGAAGGACATGCTGCGCCCGTGGGCGCCCTGA
- a CDS encoding acyl-CoA carboxylase subunit epsilon — MIKVVRGNPTPEELAAALAVVQARAAAVAAVPSGAPLPPEQWSDPGRIARRGALRPGPRSWARTYWPS; from the coding sequence ATGATCAAGGTCGTACGGGGCAATCCGACCCCGGAGGAGCTCGCCGCGGCCCTCGCCGTGGTCCAGGCACGCGCGGCAGCGGTGGCAGCCGTGCCGTCCGGGGCCCCGCTGCCGCCCGAGCAGTGGTCGGACCCGGGGCGGATCGCGCGCAGGGGGGCGCTCCGGCCGGGGCCCCGCTCGTGGGCGCGTACGTACTGGCCGTCCTGA
- a CDS encoding biotin carboxylase N-terminal domain-containing protein yields MRKVLIANRGEIAVRVARACRDAGIASVAVYADPDRDALHVRAADEAFALGGDTPAASYLDMAKVLQAAKDSGADAVHPGYGFLSENAEFAQAVLDAGLTWIGPPPHAIRDLGDKVAARHIAQRAGAPLVAGTPDPVSGSAEVVEFAEKNGLPVAIKAAFGGGGRGLKVARTLEEIPELYDSAVREAVAAFGRGECFVERYLDKPRHVETQCLADQHGNVVVVSTRDCSLQRRHQKLVEEAPAPFLSEAQNAELYAASKAILKEAGYVGAGTVEFLVGVDGTISFLEVNTRLQVEHPVTEEVTGLDLVREMFRIADGEELGYGDPAVRGHSFEFRINGEDPGRGFLPAPGTVTLFAPPTGPGVRLDAGVESGSVIGPAWDSLLAKLVVTGATREQALQRAARALAEFTVEGMATAIPFHRAVVADPAFTADPFRVHTRWIETEFVNEIKPFAVPADQDADEESGRETVVVEVGGKRLEVSLPSSLGMSLARTGLAAGAKPKRRAAKKSGSAASGDTLASPMQGTIVKVAVEEGQEVKEGDLIVVLEAMKMEQPLNAHRSGTVKGLSAEVGTSLSSGAVICEIKD; encoded by the coding sequence GTGCGCAAGGTGCTCATCGCCAACCGTGGCGAAATCGCTGTCCGTGTTGCTCGGGCTTGCCGGGATGCCGGAATCGCGAGCGTGGCCGTCTACGCCGATCCGGACCGGGATGCTCTGCATGTGCGCGCGGCCGACGAGGCGTTCGCTCTGGGCGGTGACACCCCGGCCGCCAGCTATCTGGACATGGCCAAGGTGCTCCAGGCCGCCAAGGACTCGGGAGCGGACGCGGTCCACCCGGGCTACGGCTTCCTCTCGGAGAACGCGGAGTTCGCCCAGGCCGTGCTGGACGCCGGTCTGACGTGGATCGGGCCGCCCCCGCACGCGATCCGGGACCTGGGTGACAAGGTCGCCGCCCGGCACATCGCCCAGCGCGCCGGTGCGCCGCTGGTGGCCGGCACGCCCGACCCGGTGTCGGGTTCGGCGGAGGTCGTGGAGTTCGCGGAGAAGAACGGCCTGCCGGTCGCGATCAAGGCGGCGTTCGGCGGCGGCGGACGAGGCCTGAAGGTCGCCCGCACGCTGGAGGAGATCCCGGAGCTCTACGACTCCGCGGTCCGTGAGGCCGTCGCGGCGTTCGGCCGGGGCGAGTGCTTCGTCGAGCGCTACCTCGACAAGCCGCGGCACGTGGAGACGCAGTGCCTGGCCGACCAGCACGGCAACGTGGTCGTCGTCTCCACCCGTGACTGCTCGCTCCAGCGCCGCCACCAGAAGCTCGTCGAGGAGGCCCCGGCGCCCTTCCTGTCCGAGGCTCAGAACGCTGAGCTGTACGCGGCGTCGAAGGCGATCCTGAAGGAAGCCGGCTACGTCGGCGCCGGCACCGTCGAGTTCCTCGTCGGCGTGGACGGCACGATCTCCTTCCTGGAGGTCAACACCCGCCTCCAGGTCGAGCACCCGGTCACCGAGGAGGTCACCGGCCTCGACCTCGTCCGCGAGATGTTCCGCATCGCCGACGGCGAGGAGCTCGGCTACGGCGACCCCGCGGTGCGCGGGCACTCCTTCGAGTTCCGGATCAACGGCGAGGACCCGGGCCGCGGCTTCCTGCCCGCTCCCGGCACCGTGACCCTGTTCGCCCCGCCCACCGGCCCCGGTGTCCGCCTGGACGCGGGCGTGGAGTCCGGCAGCGTCATCGGCCCGGCGTGGGACTCGCTGCTGGCCAAGCTCGTGGTGACCGGCGCGACGCGTGAGCAGGCGCTGCAGCGCGCCGCCCGCGCGCTGGCCGAGTTCACCGTGGAGGGCATGGCCACCGCCATCCCCTTCCACCGCGCCGTCGTCGCCGACCCGGCCTTCACCGCGGACCCCTTCCGGGTCCACACCCGGTGGATCGAGACGGAGTTCGTCAACGAGATCAAGCCCTTCGCGGTCCCCGCGGACCAGGACGCCGACGAGGAGTCCGGGCGCGAGACCGTCGTCGTCGAGGTCGGCGGGAAGCGCCTCGAGGTGTCGCTGCCGTCCTCGCTCGGCATGAGCCTGGCCCGCACCGGTCTCGCGGCCGGCGCGAAGCCCAAGCGTCGCGCGGCCAAGAAGTCCGGCTCCGCCGCTTCCGGTGACACCCTCGCCTCCCCGATGCAGGGCACGATCGTCAAGGTCGCCGTCGAGGAGGGCCAGGAGGTCAAGGAGGGCGACCTCATCGTCGTCCTCGAAGCCATGAAGATGGAGCAGCCCCTCAACGCCCACCGCTCCGGCACGGTGAAGGGCCTGTCGGCCGAGGTCGGCACGTCGCTCTCGTCCGGCGCGGTGATCTGCGAGATCAAGGACTGA